The following are from one region of the Streptomyces fradiae genome:
- a CDS encoding MurR/RpiR family transcriptional regulator, protein MPSEQQARAQAAAITPGRRAPEEEGETASPAERLQVLFGGHRLSPAQRRIAQFLTDHLTEAAFLSITELAERVGVSQPSVTRFASSLGFSGYPALREALQPIALSAVAGAPDERRLRNELQSAVDAEIENLTSLRRVFADPDRILDIGRELARSVPLTVLGVRISVSLAEYFAYAARRIHPDVRVVTRGGSVAYDGLLQAREAGGEWVLAFAMPRHAKETLAVVRAARRVGLRVALITDLTLGPLVDEADVVFSAGTGARLVFDSYAAPGVLSAAILQAMADADPERTQTRLEKYEQAAEQHDFFLDD, encoded by the coding sequence GTGCCATCCGAGCAGCAAGCGCGCGCACAGGCGGCCGCGATCACGCCGGGCAGGCGCGCGCCGGAGGAGGAGGGGGAGACCGCGTCCCCCGCCGAGCGGCTGCAGGTGCTGTTCGGCGGGCACCGGCTGTCGCCCGCGCAGCGGCGCATCGCCCAGTTCCTGACGGACCACCTCACCGAGGCCGCGTTCCTGTCGATCACCGAGCTCGCGGAGCGGGTGGGCGTCAGCCAGCCGTCGGTGACCCGCTTCGCCTCGTCGCTGGGGTTCAGCGGGTACCCCGCGCTCCGGGAGGCCCTCCAGCCCATCGCGCTCAGCGCGGTCGCCGGCGCGCCGGACGAGCGGCGGCTCCGTAACGAGCTCCAGTCGGCGGTCGACGCCGAGATCGAGAACCTGACGTCGCTGCGGCGGGTGTTCGCCGACCCCGACCGGATCCTCGACATCGGCCGTGAGCTGGCCCGGTCCGTTCCCCTCACCGTCCTCGGCGTGCGGATCTCGGTCTCCCTCGCCGAGTACTTCGCGTACGCCGCGCGGCGCATCCACCCGGACGTACGGGTGGTGACGCGGGGCGGCAGCGTCGCGTACGACGGGCTGCTGCAGGCGCGCGAGGCGGGCGGGGAGTGGGTGCTGGCCTTCGCGATGCCCCGGCACGCCAAGGAGACGCTGGCCGTCGTGCGGGCCGCGCGCCGCGTCGGGCTGCGCGTCGCGCTGATCACCGACCTGACGCTCGGGCCGCTGGTCGACGAGGCCGATGTGGTGTTCAGCGCCGGCACCGGCGCCCGCCTCGTCTTCGACTCCTACGCGGCGCCCGGGGTGCTGTCCGCGGCCATCCTCCAGGCCATGGCGGACGCGGATCCGGAGCGGACGCAGACCCGTCTGGAGAAGTACGAGCAGGCGGCGGAGCAGCACGACTTCTTCCTGGACGACTGA
- a CDS encoding SulP family inorganic anion transporter: protein MPDWISDPKVWRTEVLAGLVVALALIPEAISFSIIAGVDPAIGLFASFTMAVTISIVGGRRAMISAATGAVALVIAPLNREHGFGYLVAAVILAGVFQVVLGALGVARLMRFVPRSVMVGFVNSLAILIFLAQLPELRNVPWPVYPLVIGGLALMVLFPRITTVVPAPLVTIVVLTVITVAAGIAVPTVGDKGELPSSLPVPGLPDVPFTLDTLTVVAPYAFAMALVGLMESLMTAKLVDDITDTHSNKTRESIGQGIANIVTGFFGGMGGCAMIGQTMINVKVSGARTRLSTFLAGAFLMVLCVAFGPLVSDIPMAALVAVMVMVSFATFDWHSIAPKTLKRMPAGEIAVMLVTVACVVATGNLAIGVVVGSITAMVIFAKRVAHLAQVTAVTDPDGATVVYRVTGELFFASSNDLVGQFDYAGDPRNVVIDLSAAHIWDASSVAALDAVETKYAQRGKTVEITGLNTSSADLHGRLSGELAAGH, encoded by the coding sequence ATGCCCGACTGGATCTCCGATCCGAAGGTCTGGCGCACCGAGGTGCTCGCCGGCCTCGTGGTCGCGCTGGCGCTGATCCCCGAGGCGATCTCGTTCTCGATCATCGCGGGGGTCGACCCCGCCATCGGCCTGTTCGCCTCGTTCACCATGGCCGTGACCATCTCCATCGTCGGCGGCCGGCGGGCGATGATCTCCGCCGCCACCGGTGCCGTGGCCCTGGTGATCGCACCGCTCAACCGTGAGCACGGCTTCGGTTACCTCGTCGCGGCCGTTATCCTCGCCGGTGTCTTCCAGGTGGTCCTGGGCGCGCTCGGGGTGGCCAGGCTGATGCGGTTCGTACCCCGCTCGGTGATGGTCGGCTTCGTCAACTCCCTCGCGATCCTGATCTTCCTGGCCCAGCTCCCGGAGCTGAGGAACGTCCCCTGGCCGGTCTACCCGCTGGTCATCGGCGGCCTGGCCCTGATGGTCCTCTTCCCGAGGATCACCACCGTCGTGCCGGCCCCGCTCGTCACGATCGTGGTCCTCACCGTGATCACGGTGGCGGCCGGGATCGCCGTGCCGACCGTCGGCGACAAGGGCGAACTGCCGTCCTCCCTGCCCGTACCGGGCCTGCCGGACGTGCCGTTCACGCTCGACACGCTGACTGTCGTCGCCCCGTACGCCTTCGCGATGGCGCTGGTCGGTCTGATGGAGTCGCTGATGACGGCGAAGCTCGTCGACGACATCACCGACACCCACTCCAACAAGACCCGCGAGTCCATCGGTCAGGGCATCGCCAACATCGTCACCGGCTTCTTCGGCGGCATGGGCGGCTGCGCGATGATCGGCCAGACGATGATCAACGTGAAGGTGTCCGGGGCGCGCACCCGGCTCTCCACCTTCCTCGCCGGCGCGTTCCTGATGGTGCTGTGCGTGGCCTTCGGACCGCTCGTCTCCGACATCCCCATGGCGGCCCTCGTCGCCGTCATGGTCATGGTGTCGTTCGCGACCTTCGACTGGCACTCCATCGCGCCGAAGACCCTCAAGCGGATGCCCGCCGGTGAGATCGCGGTCATGCTCGTGACCGTCGCCTGCGTGGTCGCCACCGGGAACCTCGCCATCGGCGTCGTCGTCGGCTCGATCACGGCCATGGTCATCTTCGCCAAGCGCGTCGCGCACCTCGCCCAGGTCACCGCCGTCACCGACCCCGACGGAGCCACCGTCGTCTACCGGGTCACCGGCGAGCTGTTCTTCGCCTCGTCCAACGACCTCGTCGGACAGTTCGACTACGCGGGCGATCCGCGGAACGTCGTCATCGACCTGTCCGCCGCCCACATCTGGGACGCCTCCTCCGTCGCCGCCCTCGACGCCGTCGAGACCAAGTACGCCCAGCGCGGCAAGACCGTCGAGATCACCGGTCTGAACACATCCAGCGCCGATCTTCACGGCAGGCTCTCCGGGGAACTCGCCGCCGGCCACTGA
- the menC gene encoding o-succinylbenzoate synthase, with product MKTKISGVELRRIAMPLVAPFRTSFGVETSRDVLLVRVVTSDGTEGWAECAAMSEPRYCSEYVDGAQDVLRRHLVPALPKDGVDAAGVGRALEPFTGHHMAKSVLETAVLDAQLRLTGESFAAHLGASRDRVPCGVSVGIMNSIPELLDAVEGYVAEGYVRIKLKIEPGWDIAPVRAVRERFGDDLLLQVDANAAYTLVDAQHLAKLDDFGLLLIEQPLANDDMVQHAQLARLLRTPVCLDESIESAADAAAAITLGACSIINIKPARVGGYLEARRIHDIARAHGVPVWCGGMLETGIGRAANVALAALPGFTLPGDTSGSHRYFATDITEPFVLADGHLDVPTGPGLGIEPLPEVLNEVTTSTEWIAL from the coding sequence GCGACGTCCTCCTCGTCCGCGTCGTCACCTCCGACGGCACCGAGGGCTGGGCGGAGTGCGCGGCCATGTCCGAGCCGCGCTACTGCTCCGAGTACGTCGACGGGGCCCAGGACGTCCTGCGCCGCCACCTCGTCCCGGCCCTGCCGAAGGACGGCGTGGACGCGGCGGGCGTCGGCCGCGCCCTCGAACCCTTCACCGGCCACCACATGGCCAAGTCGGTCCTGGAGACCGCCGTCCTCGACGCCCAACTCCGCCTGACTGGCGAGTCCTTCGCCGCCCACCTGGGCGCATCCCGCGACCGCGTGCCGTGCGGCGTCTCCGTCGGCATCATGAACTCGATACCCGAGCTCCTGGACGCGGTGGAGGGCTATGTCGCCGAGGGCTACGTCCGGATCAAGCTGAAGATCGAACCCGGTTGGGACATCGCGCCCGTCCGCGCGGTCCGCGAGCGCTTCGGCGACGACCTCCTCCTCCAGGTCGACGCCAACGCCGCGTACACCCTCGTCGACGCCCAACACCTCGCCAAGCTCGACGACTTCGGGCTGCTTCTCATCGAACAGCCCCTCGCCAACGACGACATGGTCCAGCACGCCCAGCTCGCCAGACTGCTGCGCACGCCCGTCTGCCTGGACGAGTCCATCGAGTCCGCCGCCGACGCCGCCGCGGCCATCACCCTCGGCGCCTGCTCGATCATCAACATCAAGCCGGCCCGGGTCGGCGGCTACCTCGAAGCCCGCCGCATCCACGACATCGCCCGCGCCCACGGCGTCCCCGTCTGGTGCGGCGGCATGCTGGAAACCGGCATCGGCCGCGCCGCCAACGTCGCCCTCGCCGCCCTGCCGGGCTTCACCCTCCCCGGCGACACCTCCGGCTCGCACCGCTACTTCGCCACGGACATCACCGAGCCGTTCGTCCTCGCCGACGGGCATCTCGACGTCCCGACGGGCCCCGGTCTGGGCATCGAGCCGCTCCCGGAGGTCCTGAACGAGGTCACGACGTCCACGGAGTGGATCGCGCTCTAG
- a CDS encoding polysaccharide lyase family 1 protein — MRRSTARRLAARRTTAERSAARRSTAVRLSAGLAVTALAAAVGVVAAMPQASAATGSATGYATQNGGTTGGAGGQTVRATTGTAIHAALCGRASSSTPITIEVEGIINHANTSKVSGASCNTADGVIELKQISNVTIVGVGSGAVFDQLGIHIRESSNIIIQNVTVRNVKKSGSPTSNGGDAIGMENDVRNVWVDHTTLEASGGESEGYDGLFDLKDNTQYVTLSYSILRNSGRGGLVGSSETELSNGFLTYHHNLYENIDSRAPLLRGGTAHMYNNHYLHLNESGINSRAGAHAKVDNNYFEDSKDVLGTFYTDAAGYWQVSGNVFDGVTWSAPESDYHPAGPDVRSNTTVSIPYAYTLDAAACVPDVVSRTAGAGKGLLVSDGSCSPQTPAPTPTTTTPAPTPTQTTPTPTPTPTATQPSGTNLSIGAGSDGSSKADGTSYGNVRDGDMSTYWSPAGSTGSISIKWGSAVSVSSIVIREASGSAGTIGTWRVTDADTGAVLATGTGTGAGPIAFPRTSLRKVTFEITGATGTPKVAEFETYAG, encoded by the coding sequence ATGAGGCGATCGACAGCAAGGCGATTGGCAGCACGGCGAACGACAGCAGAGCGATCGGCGGCACGACGATCGACGGCGGTGCGACTCTCGGCGGGTCTCGCCGTGACGGCCCTGGCCGCCGCGGTCGGTGTGGTGGCGGCGATGCCCCAGGCCTCGGCCGCGACCGGGAGCGCCACCGGCTACGCGACGCAGAACGGCGGCACCACCGGCGGCGCCGGCGGGCAGACCGTGCGGGCCACGACCGGCACCGCGATCCACGCCGCCCTCTGCGGGCGGGCGAGCAGCAGCACACCGATCACCATCGAGGTCGAAGGCATCATCAACCACGCCAACACCTCGAAGGTGTCGGGCGCGAGCTGCAACACCGCGGACGGCGTCATCGAGCTCAAGCAGATCAGCAACGTCACCATCGTCGGCGTCGGCAGCGGCGCCGTCTTCGACCAACTCGGCATCCACATCCGCGAGTCGAGCAACATCATCATCCAGAACGTGACCGTCCGGAACGTCAAGAAGTCCGGCTCGCCCACGTCCAACGGCGGCGACGCCATCGGCATGGAGAACGACGTCCGCAACGTCTGGGTCGACCACACCACCCTGGAGGCGTCCGGCGGGGAGTCGGAAGGGTACGACGGCCTCTTCGACCTGAAGGACAACACCCAGTACGTGACCCTGTCCTACAGCATCCTGCGCAACTCCGGCCGGGGCGGCCTCGTCGGCTCCAGCGAGACCGAGCTGTCCAACGGCTTCCTCACGTACCACCACAACCTGTACGAGAACATCGACTCCCGCGCGCCCCTGCTCCGCGGCGGGACCGCGCACATGTACAACAACCACTACCTGCACCTCAACGAATCGGGCATCAACTCCCGTGCGGGCGCCCACGCCAAGGTCGACAACAACTACTTCGAGGACTCCAAGGACGTCCTGGGCACCTTCTACACCGACGCGGCCGGCTACTGGCAGGTGAGCGGCAACGTCTTCGACGGCGTGACCTGGTCGGCGCCGGAGTCGGACTACCACCCGGCCGGCCCCGACGTACGGTCGAACACCACGGTGAGCATCCCGTACGCGTACACCCTGGACGCGGCCGCCTGCGTGCCGGACGTCGTGAGCCGGACGGCGGGCGCGGGCAAGGGGCTGCTCGTGTCGGACGGTTCCTGCTCGCCGCAGACCCCGGCGCCGACGCCCACCACGACCACCCCCGCACCCACGCCGACCCAGACCACCCCGACCCCCACCCCCACCCCGACGGCGACCCAGCCCTCCGGGACCAACCTCAGCATCGGCGCCGGCTCCGACGGCTCCAGCAAGGCCGACGGCACGAGTTACGGCAACGTCCGCGACGGTGACATGAGCACCTACTGGTCGCCGGCCGGCTCGACCGGCTCGATCTCCATCAAGTGGGGCTCCGCCGTCTCCGTCTCCTCGATCGTCATCCGGGAGGCGTCCGGCTCCGCGGGCACCATCGGCACCTGGCGGGTGACCGACGCCGACACCGGCGCCGTCCTGGCCACCGGCACCGGCACCGGTGCGGGCCCCATCGCCTTCCCCCGGACCTCACTGCGCAAGGTCACCTTCGAGATCACCGGGGCGACCGGCACGCCGAAGGTCGCCGAGTTCGAGACGTACGCCGGCTAG
- a CDS encoding MerR family transcriptional regulator produces the protein MDGKHMQIGEVATRTELSLRTIRHYEEAGLVVPSARSQGGFRLYTERDVERLMVIRRMKPLGFTLEQMRDLLDATDRLDGEHLSADERELLLDRVREYERGAAEQVTKLRVQLARAEEFARTLHERVERNRSAGASTETV, from the coding sequence GTGGACGGCAAGCACATGCAGATCGGCGAGGTGGCCACGCGGACCGAGCTGTCCCTGCGCACGATCCGGCATTACGAGGAGGCCGGCCTGGTCGTGCCGTCCGCCCGCTCCCAGGGAGGCTTCCGCCTCTACACCGAGCGGGACGTCGAACGGCTCATGGTCATCCGCCGCATGAAGCCGCTCGGCTTCACCCTGGAGCAGATGCGCGACCTGCTCGACGCCACCGACCGGCTGGACGGCGAGCACCTGTCGGCGGACGAGCGGGAGCTCCTGCTCGACCGCGTCCGGGAGTACGAGCGGGGCGCCGCCGAGCAGGTGACCAAGCTGCGCGTCCAGCTGGCTCGGGCCGAGGAGTTCGCGCGGACGCTGCACGAGCGCGTCGAACGCAACCGGAGCGCCGGGGCCTCCACCGAGACCGTGTAG